GCGGCGGTAGAGGAGATTCCGCCGGCGCCGGCAGCACCGGGCGCATCCGCTCCCGTCGCCCCCGGTCGACGCAGTGGGCGGCGTGGGCGTTCCTCGCGCCGGTCGTCGTCTACCTGGGGCTGTTCTACGCCCTCCCGCTCTACAAGAACATCGACCTGAGCATCCGGAACTACACGGTGCGGTCGTTCGTGCAGGGCAACGCGCCCTTCGTAGGGTTCGAGAACTACCTGAAGGTCTTCGCCGACCCGACGTTCGGGCCCGCGATCTTCCACACCGGGTTCTTCGTGCTGGTCTCGATCCTCCTGCAGTTCAGTCTCGGCATGGCGTTGGCCGTGTTCTTCTTCAACCGCTTCCGGTTGTCGTCGACGCTCCGGGCGCTGTTCCTGGTGCCGTGGCTGTTGCCGCTCATCGTGTCGGCGTCGACCTGGTCATGGATGCTCAACTCTGACTCCGGCATCGTCAACTCGTTCCTCGAATCGTTCGGCATCGGCAGCATCAACTGGCTGACCTCGCCGCAGTGGGCCCTGGTCTCGGTGACGATCGCCAACATCTGGATCGGCATTCCTTTCAATCTCGTCATTCTCTACAGCGGCCTGCAGAACATCTCGGCCGACCTGTACGAGGCGGCCTCACTCGATGGGGCGAATGCGTGGCAGAAGTTCT
Above is a genomic segment from Subtercola boreus containing:
- a CDS encoding carbohydrate ABC transporter permease, with product MTLTHKAAASPVNTGGAAAPARAGRGGRGDSAGAGSTGRIRSRRPRSTQWAAWAFLAPVVVYLGLFYALPLYKNIDLSIRNYTVRSFVQGNAPFVGFENYLKVFADPTFGPAIFHTGFFVLVSILLQFSLGMALAVFFFNRFRLSSTLRALFLVPWLLPLIVSASTWSWMLNSDSGIVNSFLESFGIGSINWLTSPQWALVSVTIANIWIGIPFNLVILYSGLQNISADLYEAASLDGANAWQKFWRITFPLLRPVSAITILLGLVYTLKVFDIIWIMTKGGPASSSTTLSTWSYQLGFGSTLPRFGPAAAVGNILIVVALIFGLIYIYLQRREARR